A genomic window from Lentibacter algarum includes:
- a CDS encoding cytochrome c-type biogenesis protein, protein MKWLSILFIFWTLPAFAVQPNEVLSDPKLEERARDLSQGLRCLVCRNENIDDSNAELARDLRLLVRERLVEGDTDEEVLDFVVSRYGEYVLLNPTKGGSNAILYYAGPGMLLLALLIGGLYLRTRARATPEGSNSLSDDETKRLKQIMGE, encoded by the coding sequence ATGAAGTGGCTTAGTATACTTTTTATATTCTGGACGCTGCCTGCCTTTGCAGTTCAACCGAACGAGGTTTTGAGCGATCCAAAGCTTGAAGAGCGCGCCCGCGATTTGAGCCAAGGGTTGCGCTGTCTCGTGTGCCGCAACGAGAATATCGACGACAGCAACGCAGAATTGGCACGCGATTTGCGCCTCTTGGTGCGTGAACGTTTGGTCGAGGGCGACACTGATGAAGAAGTGCTCGATTTTGTAGTGAGCCGTTATGGTGAGTATGTCTTGCTCAATCCAACCAAAGGCGGCAGCAACGCCATATTGTACTATGCTGGTCCTGGAATGCTCTTGCTCGCGTTGTTAATCGGCGGGCTTTATTTAAGAACACGCGCGCGAGCGACGCCCGAAGGCAGTAACAGCTTGAGTGATGACGAAACTAAGCGCCTCAAGCAGATCATGGGCGAGTGA
- a CDS encoding enoyl-CoA hydratase-related protein has translation MEFQTVTYELNADGYAVIGLNRPDKMNAMTAQMRAEIPVALAEAIKAGARCVVLTGHGKAFCSGQDLGDGGNAAEIDLERVLRDEYNPMVQNLVSSPVPVIAAVNGAAAGAGANLALVADVVIATKSAYFMEAFTRIGLIPDAGGTYFLPRLVGPAKAMGAALFAERISAEEADQMGLIWEHVEDTEFETHWRARAAHLAHGPTEAYRRTKKALRASLGNSLEEQLNLEAHEQGRAGKSRDFKEGVMAFLEKRKAHFEGR, from the coding sequence ATGGAATTTCAAACTGTTACATATGAGTTGAATGCAGACGGATACGCGGTCATTGGGCTCAATAGGCCTGACAAGATGAACGCGATGACAGCACAGATGCGTGCTGAAATTCCTGTAGCTTTAGCTGAAGCCATCAAAGCTGGTGCGCGCTGTGTTGTTCTCACTGGGCATGGAAAGGCGTTCTGTTCGGGCCAAGATTTGGGTGACGGCGGGAACGCTGCAGAAATAGATTTGGAGCGTGTTCTGCGGGATGAGTATAATCCTATGGTGCAAAACCTAGTGTCCTCACCTGTGCCTGTGATTGCCGCTGTAAACGGCGCTGCGGCAGGTGCGGGTGCCAATCTCGCTTTGGTGGCGGATGTCGTCATCGCGACCAAAAGTGCGTATTTCATGGAAGCCTTCACGCGTATCGGACTAATTCCTGATGCGGGTGGCACATACTTTCTGCCGCGGTTGGTTGGGCCTGCAAAGGCAATGGGGGCGGCGCTGTTTGCAGAGAGAATTAGTGCCGAAGAAGCTGACCAAATGGGGCTGATCTGGGAGCATGTTGAAGATACAGAGTTCGAGACGCATTGGCGTGCCCGCGCAGCGCATCTGGCGCATGGGCCGACGGAGGCCTACCGACGTACCAAGAAGGCGCTGCGTGCGAGTCTTGGTAACAGTCTTGAGGAACAATTGAACCTTGAGGCCCACGAACAAGGGCGCGCAGGCAAGAGCCGAGACTTTAAAGAGGGTGTGATGGCGTTCCTTGAGAAGCGTAAGGCACACTTCGAGGGCCGTTAA
- a CDS encoding citrate synthase: MTDSTKTATLTIDGQSFELPMYSGTTGPDVIDIRKLYAQAGVFTYDPGYTSTASCESTITFIDGEKGELLHRGYPIDQLAEKSHYLEVCYLLLYGELPTAAEVEDFENRVTRHTMVHEQMHNFFRGFRRDAHPMATLVGVVGAMSAFYADSADVNDEWQREVASIRMIAKLPTIAAMAYKYSIGQPFVYPRNDLDYASNFLHMCFAVPAEDYNVDPILSRAMDRIFTLHADHEQNASTSTVRLASSSAANPFACIAAGIACLWGPAHGGANQACLEMLKEIGTKDRIPEYIARAKDKNDPFRLMGFGHRVYKNTDPRAKVLKQSADEVLELLGVENNPILEVAKELEQVALNDPYFVEKKLFPNVDFYSGIILEAMGFPTSMFTPIFAVSRTVGWISQWKEQFEDPQQKIGRPRQLYLGETERNYVDVEKRG; the protein is encoded by the coding sequence ATGACAGACAGCACCAAAACAGCGACATTGACAATTGATGGGCAGAGCTTCGAGCTCCCCATGTACTCAGGCACCACTGGGCCCGATGTCATCGACATCCGCAAGCTTTATGCGCAAGCGGGTGTGTTCACATATGATCCAGGCTATACCTCTACAGCCTCCTGCGAGAGCACGATCACGTTCATTGACGGTGAAAAAGGCGAGCTTTTGCACCGCGGTTACCCGATTGATCAGCTCGCTGAGAAGTCACATTACCTCGAAGTCTGCTACCTGTTGCTCTATGGTGAACTCCCGACAGCGGCCGAAGTCGAAGATTTTGAAAACCGCGTCACGCGCCACACCATGGTGCACGAGCAAATGCACAACTTCTTCCGTGGTTTCCGTCGTGATGCCCACCCAATGGCCACGCTTGTGGGCGTTGTAGGCGCGATGTCTGCCTTTTATGCTGACAGTGCTGACGTCAATGACGAATGGCAGCGCGAAGTAGCCTCGATCCGTATGATCGCTAAACTTCCGACAATCGCGGCTATGGCCTACAAATACTCGATTGGTCAGCCGTTCGTATACCCACGCAATGATCTGGATTATGCGTCAAACTTCCTGCACATGTGCTTTGCTGTCCCTGCAGAAGACTACAACGTAGACCCGATCCTGAGCCGCGCGATGGACCGTATCTTCACACTCCATGCTGATCATGAGCAAAACGCCTCAACCTCTACAGTGCGTCTGGCCTCTTCTTCTGCGGCAAACCCCTTCGCCTGTATTGCAGCGGGTATTGCATGCCTTTGGGGCCCAGCCCACGGCGGCGCAAACCAAGCCTGCCTCGAAATGCTCAAGGAAATCGGAACGAAAGACCGTATTCCAGAGTATATCGCGCGCGCTAAAGACAAGAACGACCCCTTCCGCCTTATGGGCTTCGGTCACCGCGTCTATAAAAACACCGATCCCCGCGCCAAGGTGCTCAAGCAATCAGCTGACGAAGTGCTTGAACTTCTCGGCGTTGAAAACAACCCGATCCTCGAAGTCGCAAAAGAACTTGAGCAAGTTGCGCTCAACGATCCGTACTTTGTTGAGAAAAAGCTCTTCCCGAACGTCGACTTTTACTCCGGCATCATTCTTGAAGCGATGGGCTTTCCAACGTCGATGTTCACACCGATCTTTGCTGTTTCGCGTACAGTCGGCTGGATTTCACAATGGAAAGAACAGTTCGAAGATCCACAACAGAAAATTGGTCGCCCGCGTCAGCTTTACCTCGGCGAGACAGAGCGTAACTACGTAGACGTCGAAAAGCGCGGCTAA
- the gltX gene encoding glutamate--tRNA ligase codes for MSQPSEKPVVTRIAPSPTGFMHIGTARTALFNWLYARGRGGKFLLRIEDTDRARSTPEATEAILRGMDWLGLDYDGEPVSQFEQGARHAEVANQLLAEGKAYKCFATQDDIEAFREAARATNSSTHYHSPWREVSESEHPDAPYVIRIKAPKEGQTVIKDQVQGDVTIQNSQLDDMILLRSDGTPVYMLAVVVDDHDMGVTHVIRGDDHLNNAARQMMIYEAMGWPLPVYAHIPLIFGPDGKKLSKRHGATGVEEYQHMGYPASGMRNYLARLGWSHGDDEFFTDAQALEWFDLPSIGKSPARFDFKKLENLCGQHIASTENAALLHELQTFLAATGQGGLQDSKISLFASAMPQLKERAKTYGELIDKAHFIMVDRPVSPDEKAAKALDTVSRGILKELTPHLQNASWTRADLEALLNGFAEEKGTKFGQLAAPLRAALAGRAATPSVFDMMLVLGPDETLARIQDAAA; via the coding sequence ATGTCACAGCCCTCAGAAAAACCCGTCGTCACCCGTATTGCCCCGTCGCCTACGGGCTTCATGCACATCGGAACGGCCCGCACAGCGCTCTTTAACTGGCTCTATGCGCGTGGCCGTGGCGGCAAGTTCCTCCTTCGCATCGAAGACACCGACCGCGCCCGCTCAACACCGGAGGCCACCGAGGCTATCCTACGTGGCATGGACTGGTTGGGCCTTGACTATGATGGAGAACCCGTGAGCCAGTTCGAGCAAGGCGCACGCCACGCAGAAGTGGCCAACCAGCTCCTCGCCGAGGGCAAAGCTTATAAGTGTTTCGCAACACAGGACGATATCGAAGCCTTCCGTGAGGCCGCCCGCGCCACGAACTCCAGCACACACTATCATTCGCCCTGGCGCGAGGTGTCAGAAAGCGAACACCCTGACGCACCCTATGTGATCCGCATAAAAGCCCCCAAAGAGGGCCAAACCGTGATCAAAGATCAGGTGCAAGGCGATGTAACAATCCAGAACAGCCAGCTTGATGACATGATCCTGCTGCGCTCCGATGGCACGCCAGTCTATATGCTTGCCGTGGTCGTGGATGACCATGATATGGGAGTCACACATGTAATCCGCGGCGATGATCATCTCAACAATGCTGCGAGACAGATGATGATCTATGAGGCAATGGGTTGGCCACTGCCCGTTTATGCCCACATCCCGCTGATCTTTGGGCCTGATGGCAAAAAGCTATCCAAGCGTCATGGCGCAACTGGCGTCGAAGAATACCAACATATGGGCTACCCTGCCTCAGGCATGCGCAACTACCTCGCCCGCCTTGGCTGGAGTCACGGCGACGACGAGTTTTTCACAGACGCTCAGGCACTTGAATGGTTTGATCTTCCCAGTATCGGAAAATCCCCAGCTCGGTTCGATTTCAAAAAACTGGAGAATCTCTGCGGACAGCACATCGCTTCTACAGAAAATGCTGCACTGCTGCATGAACTTCAGACCTTTTTGGCTGCCACAGGCCAAGGCGGCCTCCAAGATTCAAAAATTTCACTTTTTGCATCAGCCATGCCACAGCTCAAAGAGCGCGCGAAGACATACGGAGAACTAATTGATAAAGCACACTTTATCATGGTTGATCGGCCCGTCTCACCCGATGAAAAAGCTGCTAAGGCACTCGACACGGTATCCCGTGGCATACTGAAAGAATTGACGCCGCATCTGCAAAATGCTAGCTGGACACGTGCAGACTTGGAAGCGCTCCTCAACGGCTTTGCCGAAGAGAAAGGCACAAAGTTTGGACAACTTGCGGCACCGCTCCGAGCAGCCCTTGCAGGACGAGCAGCAACGCCCAGCGTCTTCGACATGATGCTGGTTCTTGGTCCGGACGAGACTCTCGCCCGTATTCAGGATGCAGCGGCATAA
- a CDS encoding ComEC/Rec2 family competence protein, which yields MTWLKASCERVLLGQRGALYPWAPVFLAFGISLYFALPNEPPLAAYALALAATFVGSVVLALYRSLFAPLVWVCLLVSVGFGLAGGRAVWVSGPVLGWRYYGPVEGRIVLIDRSASGALRLTLDQVILERLPPNKTPTRVRVALHGAESAVPQAGSTVLITAHLSPPSGPVEPNGFDFQRHAWFQGLGAIGYSRTPLMVLEPARHAALISQARYAFANFVRSEIKGENGAFAAAIMAGDRSAMSQETVDTLRHTNLAHLLAISGLHMGLLSGFIYAAIRYGLVLSPSLRHRVPIRKTAAFGALVVSFFYLLLSGGSVATERAFIMAMVALGAVFFERRVISLRSVATAALIVLLWQPEALLGPGFQMSFAATTALVAVFAALRDYDVSLGPKWLRPFATLFITSFVAGLATAPVAAAHFNHFAHYGLLANLLAVPLMGALVIPAGVIALLLWPLGLSSLGFFVMELGISWILTVAGFFAALDGARGTVVAPDPYVLAMMMLGALGVALWRGTARLFGVLPMLVAAGLWSQTTRPDVLISDTGKLVGVMTGEGRVLSAKSGSGFVARGWLENDGDLRSQEAAARHWEEASAVAAYPLLHARGKASVAAAGCGAGQILVVAGLLERDLPCLVFDERRLRETGAVALYFERDELKMKTARESTGRRLWNTRRARQ from the coding sequence GTGACGTGGCTCAAGGCCTCTTGCGAGCGTGTTTTGCTCGGACAGCGCGGCGCGCTTTACCCTTGGGCGCCCGTTTTTCTTGCATTTGGGATCAGTCTTTACTTTGCCTTGCCAAACGAGCCACCTCTCGCGGCATATGCACTGGCTTTAGCGGCAACCTTTGTCGGGAGTGTTGTTCTTGCATTGTATCGCAGCCTCTTTGCTCCTTTGGTTTGGGTCTGCCTCCTTGTCTCCGTTGGGTTTGGATTGGCGGGGGGGCGGGCGGTTTGGGTTTCGGGGCCTGTTTTGGGGTGGCGTTATTATGGACCGGTGGAGGGGCGGATTGTTTTAATCGACCGTTCGGCCAGTGGCGCGCTGCGGCTGACGTTGGATCAGGTGATTCTTGAGCGCTTGCCGCCGAACAAAACGCCAACGCGGGTACGCGTTGCTTTGCACGGAGCAGAGAGCGCAGTGCCGCAGGCCGGCAGCACCGTTCTGATCACGGCGCATTTGTCTCCCCCTTCAGGGCCTGTTGAACCAAACGGTTTTGATTTCCAGCGCCATGCTTGGTTTCAAGGGCTTGGTGCTATCGGCTACAGCCGCACGCCTCTTATGGTACTTGAACCCGCGCGCCATGCGGCCCTGATCAGTCAGGCCCGATATGCTTTTGCCAATTTCGTTCGCAGCGAAATCAAAGGAGAAAACGGCGCTTTTGCAGCCGCAATTATGGCGGGGGACCGCTCGGCCATGTCACAAGAGACGGTCGACACGCTACGCCACACCAATCTGGCACATCTCTTGGCCATTTCGGGGCTGCATATGGGGCTATTGAGTGGCTTTATCTATGCTGCGATCCGGTACGGGCTTGTGCTCAGTCCGAGCTTACGCCACCGCGTACCCATCCGAAAAACAGCGGCGTTTGGCGCGCTGGTCGTTTCATTTTTTTATCTGCTCCTATCAGGCGGCTCTGTTGCGACGGAGCGTGCCTTCATTATGGCCATGGTGGCCCTTGGAGCGGTATTTTTTGAACGCCGTGTGATCAGCTTGCGCTCTGTGGCTACGGCGGCGCTGATTGTGCTTTTGTGGCAGCCAGAGGCGTTGCTCGGCCCCGGGTTTCAGATGTCATTTGCAGCGACAACTGCGCTTGTCGCTGTGTTTGCTGCCCTTCGGGACTACGATGTATCTCTCGGCCCGAAATGGCTGCGCCCTTTTGCAACGTTGTTTATCACGTCCTTTGTCGCGGGCTTGGCGACGGCTCCTGTCGCAGCGGCGCATTTTAACCACTTCGCCCACTATGGTCTTTTGGCCAATTTGCTGGCGGTGCCTTTGATGGGCGCACTGGTGATCCCTGCAGGGGTGATTGCGCTGCTCCTTTGGCCGCTTGGGCTCTCGTCGCTGGGCTTTTTTGTGATGGAGCTTGGTATCTCGTGGATCCTCACCGTTGCAGGCTTTTTTGCTGCCCTCGACGGTGCGCGTGGCACTGTTGTTGCGCCTGATCCTTATGTTCTAGCTATGATGATGCTGGGTGCATTGGGCGTGGCCCTGTGGCGGGGGACTGCACGGCTCTTTGGTGTTCTCCCGATGCTTGTGGCTGCTGGGCTTTGGTCGCAGACAACACGGCCTGATGTTTTGATCTCAGATACGGGTAAGCTTGTCGGGGTGATGACTGGGGAGGGACGGGTTCTCAGTGCAAAGTCGGGCAGTGGGTTTGTGGCGCGCGGCTGGCTAGAGAATGATGGTGATTTGCGCTCGCAGGAGGCGGCGGCTCGGCACTGGGAGGAGGCTTCAGCTGTGGCGGCATATCCGCTTCTTCATGCCCGCGGAAAGGCTTCTGTTGCTGCGGCAGGCTGCGGGGCGGGGCAAATCCTTGTCGTAGCAGGTCTGCTTGAGCGCGATCTGCCTTGTCTTGTCTTTGATGAGAGGCGGCTCAGGGAGACAGGCGCTGTGGCGCTTTATTTTGAGCGGGATGAGCTCAAAATGAAAACGGCCCGCGAGAGCACGGGCCGAAGACTTTGGAATACACGGCGGGCGCGTCAGTAA
- the lexA gene encoding transcriptional repressor LexA: MLTKKQLDLLDFINKRVQRDGVPPSFDEMKEALDLRSKSGIHRLITALEERGFIRRLAHRARAIEIVKLPDSMAGKSGGFTPKVIDGDRPDGPRPAGAMPVGHVSAQEVPVMGRIAAGVPIAAISEVSHNVAVPTSMMRDGGEHYALEVKGDSMIEAGINNGDVVVIRESQTAENGDIVVALIEDQEATLKRFFRRGNAIALEAANPAYETRVFPEDQVKVQGRLVGLIRTY, from the coding sequence ATGCTCACCAAGAAACAGCTCGATCTGCTCGATTTTATCAACAAACGGGTGCAACGCGACGGCGTACCACCCAGCTTTGACGAGATGAAAGAGGCCCTTGATCTGCGCTCCAAGTCTGGCATCCACCGCCTCATCACAGCTCTTGAAGAACGCGGCTTTATCCGCCGCCTGGCGCACCGTGCCCGCGCCATCGAGATTGTCAAACTCCCCGACAGTATGGCAGGCAAATCAGGCGGCTTTACTCCCAAGGTGATTGATGGCGACAGGCCCGATGGCCCTCGCCCCGCAGGCGCCATGCCCGTGGGCCATGTCTCTGCACAGGAAGTGCCTGTGATGGGTCGTATTGCGGCAGGTGTGCCCATCGCGGCAATCAGCGAAGTCTCCCACAACGTGGCCGTGCCCACCAGCATGATGCGCGACGGTGGAGAACACTACGCTCTTGAAGTCAAAGGCGACTCCATGATCGAGGCCGGCATCAACAATGGTGATGTTGTCGTCATCCGTGAAAGCCAGACAGCCGAAAACGGCGATATTGTCGTTGCGCTCATCGAAGATCAGGAAGCCACGCTCAAGCGCTTCTTCCGCCGTGGCAACGCAATCGCTCTGGAAGCCGCAAACCCTGCCTATGAAACGCGCGTCTTCCCTGAAGACCAAGTCAAAGTACAAGGCCGCCTTGTCGGGCTGATCCGCACTTACTGA
- the mnmA gene encoding tRNA 2-thiouridine(34) synthase MnmA — protein MSVASHPAPQTKLNSLGFAKPESETRVVVAMSGGVDSSVVAAMLAEEGYDVIGVTLQLYDHGAALAKSGACCAGIDIHDARRVAEEMGFPHYVLDYENIFKDAVIDEFADSYLGGATPVPCIRCNERVKFKDLLATARDLDADCMATGHYIQRMMGAEGPELHSAADANRDQSYFLFSTTPEQLEYLRFPLGHLPSKDATRALAEKYGLKVANKPDSQDICFVPNGDYAAVIEKLRPGAAEPGEIVDMNGNVLGEHTGVIHYTIGQRRGLGIGGLADPLYVVKLDVDNKRVVVGPKEALATRIVPLAEINWLGDEPFEATPERRIAVRVRSTRAPREAILRSTGPTTGEVELLTPEEGVSPGQACVFYDPEGSRIFGGGWIVKG, from the coding sequence ATGTCTGTCGCATCCCATCCTGCGCCCCAAACGAAGCTTAACTCTCTTGGCTTTGCCAAACCCGAGAGTGAAACACGGGTTGTTGTGGCGATGTCAGGCGGCGTTGATAGCTCTGTTGTCGCAGCTATGTTGGCCGAAGAAGGCTATGACGTAATCGGCGTCACGCTTCAGCTCTATGATCACGGCGCAGCTCTGGCCAAGTCGGGCGCTTGCTGTGCGGGGATCGATATCCACGACGCGCGCCGCGTTGCCGAAGAGATGGGCTTCCCGCATTATGTCCTCGATTATGAGAACATTTTTAAAGATGCCGTTATTGATGAATTTGCAGACAGCTATCTTGGCGGTGCAACACCCGTGCCCTGCATCCGCTGCAATGAACGGGTAAAATTCAAAGACCTGCTCGCCACAGCCCGCGATCTGGATGCCGACTGCATGGCCACAGGCCACTACATTCAGCGCATGATGGGCGCAGAAGGCCCCGAGCTGCACTCCGCCGCCGATGCCAACCGCGATCAAAGCTATTTCCTCTTCTCCACGACGCCAGAACAGCTTGAGTATCTTCGCTTCCCCTTGGGTCACCTCCCCTCCAAAGACGCGACCCGCGCTTTGGCCGAGAAATATGGCCTCAAAGTCGCCAACAAGCCCGACAGCCAAGACATCTGCTTTGTGCCAAATGGCGATTATGCTGCCGTGATCGAAAAGCTGCGTCCTGGTGCGGCCGAGCCTGGCGAAATTGTCGACATGAACGGCAACGTCCTTGGCGAGCACACAGGTGTCATTCACTACACAATCGGCCAGCGCCGCGGCCTTGGGATCGGCGGCCTTGCCGATCCGCTCTATGTGGTGAAGCTTGATGTTGACAACAAACGCGTCGTCGTCGGCCCAAAAGAAGCCCTCGCAACACGCATCGTGCCCCTGGCCGAAATCAACTGGCTGGGCGATGAACCATTCGAAGCCACGCCAGAGCGCCGCATCGCCGTGCGGGTCCGCTCAACGCGTGCGCCCCGCGAAGCGATCCTGCGCTCCACTGGCCCGACCACAGGCGAAGTCGAGCTTCTCACCCCAGAAGAAGGCGTCAGCCCCGGACAGGCCTGCGTGTTTTATGATCCCGAAGGCAGCCGTATCTTCGGCGGCGGCTGGATCGTAAAGGGTTAA
- a CDS encoding DUF1153 domain-containing protein, giving the protein MYLKKVDGPRAVRLPDGKVMTRADLPPAKTQRWVASRKALVVRAVLYGLMTQAEAMSIYDLSEEEFFEWVHAVRAYGDAGLKVTQLRSAKHS; this is encoded by the coding sequence ATGTATCTCAAGAAAGTCGATGGTCCAAGGGCTGTTCGTCTCCCTGACGGGAAGGTGATGACTCGCGCAGACTTGCCACCCGCTAAAACGCAACGCTGGGTTGCATCGCGAAAAGCGCTTGTTGTTAGAGCGGTTCTTTATGGGCTGATGACGCAGGCCGAAGCCATGAGTATTTATGACCTAAGCGAAGAAGAGTTTTTCGAATGGGTGCACGCTGTCCGCGCCTATGGCGATGCTGGCTTGAAGGTTACGCAGCTGCGGTCGGCCAAACACTCTTAG
- the ctrA gene encoding response regulator transcription factor CtrA, whose product MRVLLVEDDPTTSKSIEMMLTHANLNVYTTDMGEEGIDLAKLYDYDLILLDLGLPDMNGHEVLRQLRLAKVDTPILILSGSDDTENKIKGFGFGADDYLTKPFHREELVARIHAIIRRSKGHSQSVIKTGEILVNLDAKTVEAGNKPVHLTGKEYQMLELLSLRKGTTLTKEMFLNHLYGGMDEPELKIIDVFICKLRKKLANATDGANYIETVWGRGYVLRDPQPDALDDTPIALGA is encoded by the coding sequence ATGCGCGTCCTTCTCGTTGAAGACGATCCGACGACCAGCAAAAGTATCGAAATGATGCTGACCCACGCCAACCTTAATGTCTACACAACAGACATGGGCGAGGAGGGGATCGATCTTGCGAAACTTTATGATTATGACCTTATTTTGCTTGATTTGGGACTACCTGATATGAACGGGCACGAGGTGCTGCGCCAGCTGCGCCTTGCCAAAGTCGACACGCCTATCCTGATTTTGTCGGGTTCGGACGACACAGAAAACAAGATCAAAGGCTTTGGCTTCGGAGCGGATGATTATCTGACCAAGCCATTTCATCGTGAAGAACTTGTGGCGCGAATCCATGCCATTATTCGTCGCTCGAAGGGGCATTCTCAGTCTGTGATTAAAACGGGCGAGATTTTGGTCAATCTGGACGCTAAGACCGTTGAAGCAGGCAACAAACCTGTGCACCTGACGGGCAAAGAGTATCAAATGCTTGAGCTGCTTTCGCTGCGAAAGGGCACGACGCTGACAAAAGAGATGTTCCTCAATCACCTCTATGGCGGGATGGATGAGCCTGAGCTCAAGATTATTGACGTATTTATCTGCAAGTTGCGCAAAAAACTGGCAAATGCCACGGATGGTGCGAACTACATCGAGACGGTCTGGGGCCGTGGCTATGTTTTGCGTGATCCACAGCCAGACGCCTTGGATGACACTCCGATCGCGCTTGGCGCATAA